From Epinephelus lanceolatus isolate andai-2023 chromosome 12, ASM4190304v1, whole genome shotgun sequence, the proteins below share one genomic window:
- the fbxo36b gene encoding F-box only protein 36b, with the protein MASLLTDPLFEISGNAPPPNRNYYHFVITKSAVIWRWWKISPRAVDRNSRPGEVKESHQDLLDDAWLQSEISMVFGRGILQYTKALCQGHYDYLERLSDSILLRIINYLELEDVGQLGRTSRRFRQLCGSQEFWEQAVRQRCCTVSAEEASLALEVGWRSMFFTSKLQLQKLISRRRLKTKEQQERQVSEPCAKIEVSPDESSETDQTSGSEEESHHGIIPHLSLGTDPVAGFDTSSSCDVDPDPNPEPQAGTDSSVLVPCQVIEDRKKCAVASPVQDDAVGSSRGDFCAEPDKTLN; encoded by the exons ATGGCGTCCCTTTTAACAGACCCGTTGTTTGAGATATCTGGAAACGCTCCTCCACCCAACAGGAATTATTATCATTTTGTTATCACCAAGTCAGCT GTGATATGGAGATGGTGGAAGATATCTCCGAGAGCTGTAGACAGGAACTCCAGGCCTGGGGAGGTGAAGGAGTCTCACCAGGACTTGTTGGATGATGCTTGGCTGCAGA GTGAGATCAGTATGGTTTTTGGTCGTGGAATCTTGCAGTACACCAAGGCTTTGTGCCAAGGCCATTATGACTATCTAGAGCGCCTGTCTGACTCAATACTTCTGCGGATAATAAATTATCTGGAACTAGAGGATGTGGGTCAGCTTGGACGAACGTCACGCAGGTTCAGGCAG CTGTGTGGCTCACAGGAGTTTTGGGAGCAGGCAGTGCGGCAGCGCTGCTGCACAGTATCAGCAGAGGAAGCATCTCTGGCGCTTGAGGTGGGCTGGCGCAGCATGTTCTTCACCAGcaagctgcagctgcagaagCTGATCAGCCGCAGGAGGCTGAAGACCAAGGAGCAACAAGAAAGACAGGTCTCTGAGCCATGTGCAAAGATTGAAGTATCTCCTGATGAAAGCTCAGAGACAGACCAGACATCTGGTTCTGAGGAGGAATCTCACCATGGCATTATCCCCCATCTAAGCCTTGGCACTGATCCTGTTGCTGGCTTTGACACTAGCTCTTCCTGTGATGTTGACCCTGACCCTAACCCTGAACCACAGGCTGGCACTGATTCCAGCGTGCTTGTACCTTGCCAAGTGATCGAGGACAGGAAGAAGTGTGCTGTGGCATCACCGGTGCAGGACGATGCAGTGGGCAGTAGTAGAGGAGACTTCTGTGCAGAGCCAGACAAGACACTGAATTAA